CCCGGAGGATGAACGGATCGAGCAGTTCGTGGCCGAGTACTGGCAGTCCCCCGACGCGCCTGAGCCCGGGGCGGCCTGCACCGGCGGCCTCGACGCCCCTGGTCGGATCGCATAAGCGCTCTTCCCGACACCGACCGTCCGGTCCGACAGGATCCACGTTGAGGCGAGCCCTGCTGGTCCTCCCCGTCGGCGTGGTCCTCAGGGCCGTCGGCCGGGCTGAGGGGCGGCTGGTCACACCTGCGTCATCCCTGCCCGTAAAGGAGTCCGCGGGCCTCCGTGGCCGGCGATCTTCACGGAACCTTCAAGGTTGAGCCCTTCACCCGCGTCGGCGGGGCGGTCTACAGTCGATGGAAGGGCGGGCCGGCGAAGGCCGGTGCGTCGGATCAGATCGACGAAGGAGCACATCATGACCCATCACGTGAGCGCCATGCTGGAGACCTACCCGAAGGAGGTGGGGAACATCGATCGGCAGAAACTGGCCGAATGCATCCAGGCCTGCTTCGAGTGCGCCCAGACGTGCACCGCCTGCGCGGACGCCTGCCTGGCCGAGGACATGGTCGCCGACCTGAGGCAGTGCATCCGGTTGAACCTGGACTGCGCCGAAGTTTGCGCCGCCACGGGCAGGGTGTTGTCCCGGCAGACCGGCACCAACGTCGAGACCACCCGCGCCCTGCTCGAGGCCTGCCGGGCCGCCTGCAAGACGTGCGGGGACGAATGCGAGAGCCACGCCCAGATGCACGAGCACTGCAAGGTGTGTGCCGAGGCCTGCCGCCGGTGTGAGCAGGCCTGCGCGGACCTGCTCGTCACCCTGGGTTGAGCCTGCTGATGACCGTTCCCCCTTGAGGGCGGCCAGTCGTCCATGACGCGCGCAGGGAACCCGGACCACCGTGCTCCCTCGCCGCGGAAGGCTCCCATGGACTCGGAGAAGTATCAGAGGGTCAGGAACGGTGCCGGATTCGTCGCGGCGCTGGACCAGAGCGGGGGCAGCACCCCGGCGGCCTTGCACCTCTACGGGATCGACAAGGATGCCTACTCCGGCCCAGAGGAGATGTTCGACCTGGTACACCAGGTGCGCACACGTATCATCACCAGCCCCAGCTTCGACGGTGAGCGCGTCATGGGGGCCATCCTGTTCGAGAACACAATGAACCGCCAGGTGGAGGGTTCCCCCACGGGCGACTACCTGTGGAACAGCAAAGGCATCGTGCCCTTCCTCAAAATCGACCAGGGCTTGGCCCCGGAACAGCAAGGCGCCCAGCTCATGAAACCCATCCCGCACCTGGATGACTTACTGTCTCGAGCCGTCGAAAAGCACATGTTCGGGACGAAGATGCGCTCGGTCATCCAGCTGCCCGGGGACGGGGTGGGCTCCGTCGTGGAGCAGCAGTTCGGGCTCGCCCGTCAGATCCTCGTTACCGGGCTGGTGCCCATCATCGAGCCCGAGGTGGATATCCGCAGCCCCCGCAAGGCCGAGGTGGAGGACCAGCTCAAGGCGGCAATCCTCGCCCAACTGGACAAGCTCGGAGACGACTAGTCGGTCATCCTCAAAGTGACGCTGCCGGAGCGGGCGGACTTCTACCGCGAGTTCGTGGACCATCCCCGAGTGATCCGCCTCCTGGCCCTGTCGGGCGGCTATACCCGGGCCCAGGCCACCACCCTGCTGGCCCGCAACCACGGCGTGATCGCCAGCTTCTCCCGCGCCCTGACCGAAGGGCTGAGTACGGCCCAGAGCCCAGCGCAGTTCAATACGGTGTTGGATGAGGCCATCAACGCGATCGCGACGGCCTCTCGCACCTGACCGGAGGCCATAGGACCGCTGCGGTAGTCTGCGGCCGCCGAAGCGGTGTCCGACCACCCCCCATTCCTGGGGCCGGGCACCGCCTCAGCGGCGTCTGCCGCGCAGTTCAACGGGCAGCCACCGAGGAGCGCACGAAGTCCTGGCGCACCCCCAAGGCGCGGTCGGTGCGCCGGATGGACTCGCCGCCGTCGTCGACGGTTCCGGTGAGGGCCCGGATCGCGTCGATGTTCTCGGGGACGACGATCGCCTGGTTGTCCACCGTGTAGGTGTAGTACAGCTCGTTGCCGTCCACGGTGAGGATGTCTTCCCAGAGGACCACCTCATACATATCACCCCGGGGCCGGCCCAGGTCCTCCATGAGTTCCACGGTGCTATTGACCGCCACGACGCCGTCCGAGCGCCGGACGAAGGCGATCCGCGGCATCGCCCGGAACGCCTCCAACACCTCCTGCTTCTCGGCCGGGCGGGTGAGCTCGATCGTCCAGTTGTGCAGGTGGTTCTGGGTGTGGGCTCCCT
This sequence is a window from Micrococcus porci. Protein-coding genes within it:
- a CDS encoding four-helix bundle copper-binding protein, coding for MTHHVSAMLETYPKEVGNIDRQKLAECIQACFECAQTCTACADACLAEDMVADLRQCIRLNLDCAEVCAATGRVLSRQTGTNVETTRALLEACRAACKTCGDECESHAQMHEHCKVCAEACRRCEQACADLLVTLG
- a CDS encoding class I fructose-bisphosphate aldolase — its product is MDSEKYQRVRNGAGFVAALDQSGGSTPAALHLYGIDKDAYSGPEEMFDLVHQVRTRIITSPSFDGERVMGAILFENTMNRQVEGSPTGDYLWNSKGIVPFLKIDQGLAPEQQGAQLMKPIPHLDDLLSRAVEKHMFGTKMRSVIQLPGDGVGSVVEQQFGLARQILVTGLVPIIEPEVDIRSPRKAEVEDQLKAAILAQLDKLGDD